In the genome of Candidatus Cloacimonadota bacterium, the window GTCATTGAGCGAATAACCAACAATGGTCAAGAGAGCTGCTACAATGGCGAGACTGATCTCTCTGCCTGTGATAAAGAAGATCCCAACCGTAATCAGAACATCATGAAAGAGAGCCGCAACAGCAGCAACACCAAAGGTGAACTCAAATCTCCACCAGATATAGATAATAATCCCCAAAAGAGAAATGAGGATAGCCATGATCGCTTTACCTTTCAATTCTTCTCCTATACGGGGACCGACCTCTTCCTGTAATCTGATAAAACCCTGTTTTTGGGTATATTCAGGAAAGTTAGTTCTCATTACTTGTATTATTCTACTGGCTTCAGTACCGCCGGCTTGCGTTTTGAAGAGGAAGAAAGTCTGTTCATCAAATCCTCTGATGGTTTGGATTTCGACATCAGTCATACCTTCATTAACCAAAGTTTCTCTGATCTGTCCGATATACAAAGCGGGAAATTCCTCTGAGGGAGCCGTCATGTCTAATTCCAGGGAAGTACCGCCGGTGAAGTCAATACTCAACTTAGGTCCGACAATAAGAGCTGCAATCCCGATAATAATTAAAATCACTGAGATGACATAAGCAATCCTGCGTTTGGAAATAAAGTCTATTTTTGTGTTCTCGAAAAATCTCATCTCTCCCCCCTATATACTGAGTGTAGTTCTGTTTT includes:
- the secF gene encoding protein translocase subunit SecF, which produces MRFFENTKIDFISKRRIAYVISVILIIIGIAALIVGPKLSIDFTGGTSLELDMTAPSEEFPALYIGQIRETLVNEGMTDVEIQTIRGFDEQTFFLFKTQAGGTEASRIIQVMRTNFPEYTQKQGFIRLQEEVGPRIGEELKGKAIMAILISLLGIIIYIWWRFEFTFGVAAVAALFHDVLITVGIFFITGREISLAIVAALLTIVGYSLNDTIVVFDRIREDLKIYRKETYGSVINHSINETLSRTIITSMTTFVVVLSLYILGGSVIRDFAFALMIGVIVGTYSSIFVASPLLVEFFGQRHPAKKGIAK